The Geothrix oryzae DNA window CAAGCCCGATGTACTGGGCGAGTTGCCTTGCGTTCCGTGGACCGGTGTAGTCGGCGGCCTGCAGGCTTTCCACCGCACCTTGGAAAAAGGCCGAGCCATAGGAGGCGAGGCCGATGCAGAGGGCCCGGCCGGCCCACAGTACGGGTGACCCGCCTTGGTGCCGAACCATGGGTGCCAGTGATGGCACCTCCGTGCGGACCACGAGCTGGATCCATTCCCCCACGGTGGCTCCAGCCGGCACGCACTCCAGGGCGAGCCAGAGGTCCCGTCCCAGCGAGCCCGCCCTCTCGCATCCTTGGTCCCGGATCAGTCGATCCACCGAAGGGGCCACGGTGAAACTCGAGCCCAGGCGGGGCCTGGGAATGAGCGGTCGGATGGAGGCGGGGTCGCCCATGGGGAGGAGGCTCCTGGTTCTATTCCAGGGTCGTGCGTATCTCGTTCTGGTCCCGGAAAGATAACCTTGCCCGCCCTCTCACGGTAGCCGCCACTGTGCCCGGGAACGCTATCGTCGGGAGAGGCCGAACCGGAGGGAGATCAGCCCCTGGGCATAGACATCCTCGGCAAAGCCGAAACAGCCGGCCTGGGGCTGGCCCGCCTTGGGCTTTCGGCCCCAGCGGCTTTTGATGGTGAAGCGCTCCAGCGCCGGGTGGAGGTTCACGATCAGGTCATTGAGCTCATGCTGAATCGGGCCGATGGTCTTGCTCTCGGGTTCCACCCAGGCATCCACGACTCCGAGGAGCTTCTCCTCCTCATCGATCCCGATGATTCCGGAGTCGCGCAGCCTCACGATGACCTCCTCCATGGCTGGGGCCATGGAGCTGCGGGGGATCGGTCCTCCGGCCTGGATCCACCCCGCCAGGAGCAGGCTCTGATGGTCCGATAGAACTGTGCTGGCGTCCCTTGCCTGATCGTCACCCCAGGCCAACTCCAGCCGGCTGGTCTTCAGGTCGAGGCAGAGGCGCGGGATGGCCGTGGCCTCATCGACGGATCTCTGGAGGCTGGTGATGAAGTCCTCCTCGAGGAGGCGCCTGGTGCCCGCACCCAGGGCGAAGTCCCGCAGGCGCACGATGGGGATTTCGAAGACGTCCAGCCGGACTTTGCCAACCAGATGGGGATGGGCCGGGTCATCGGGAAAGCCGTAGGCACCACTCTCCAGCACCTTCCTTGCTTCCTGGGGGAGATCTGGATCCGGTTGGAGCAGCACATGGAACGCCCAATCCTCCGGTCGGGCAAGCAGCGTCATGGCCTGCTGGAGGGAGCTGGACATAGTCTTGCGCCCACCGCTGATGCAGGCGATCACCGGGCCATCACCCTGCTCCTGGGCTACGCGGATCACTTCCCGGCAGGCCCGGTCCAGGGCCAGGGCCTGGGCCCGGTTGCGGTTGTCACTGGCCCGGAGGGGCTCATCGGCCCAGACGAGGGTGCCCTCAGCTCCGAGCCATTCGGCCGGTTTGTCCAACGCCCTGCGCAGCCGGTCCAGGGGGCCTTCAGAGGTGAAGATCTGCGCCACAGCCGTGGTCTTGGAGGCCTCGGTCCCGATGCAGGTCACCCGGTCCACTTCCAGGCCTTCCACCTGTTCGAGGTACCAGATGGCTTCGGTGAGAACGGCCGGGCTGGTGCCCATGGTTGCCACAAGCCAGGCCATCAGGTGTTCCTCCTCGTTCCGGGGTGAGCTGTTGGGACCCGTCCCTGGCGCGGCCCATCAGCCTGGGCAGACGGTCAGGGGTGCGGTCCCGGCTGATAGGGTTCAAGCAGTCAGACTACCCTGAATGGCCCCTGCCAGAGTGGCCTGGGCCTGGTTCAATGTGGCCAGTGGGCTTGGAGCCGAGCATGGGGTGTGATTTCTTCTTCAGCGGCAACCTTCCTTCCCCTGAGCTGCAGGAGAAGGTGATTCGATTCTGGACCTCGGACCTTCCGGATCCACCGCGTCTGGTGGTTTCACCTTACGCCCTCCCACCGGTCACCCCTCTTTTCATTGGGAGCCATGTGAACCGGGACCATGGCCTGTTCCTGGGGGGCCCCCAGGCATTCCAGCTCTTCGGTGTGATTCCATTCTCAACCGTGGGCGGAAGCCTTGTGGATCAAGGCCAGCTCGTCTTCGACCGGAGCCGCCGGGGCGCCCTGGTGCGAGTCCGCCGTCTTCCGCCAGTGTTTGGGCTCAAGGCCAATGACCGGGCGACGGATGGAGAGACCCTCCAGGCTTGGCTGAAGTCGGGTCGGGTCCAATGGACGGGCGGGGGGAGCCCCCGAATCGATGTGGAGGTCGAAGAGGGCGGGCGCCTGCGGTTGCTCAGCGATCCCATGCCCATGGCCCTGCGGTTGAACATCATGCGGATCCGGTGGTGGCCGGATCTGGAGCATGGCGACGATGTGGAGATGTGCAGCTATGTGGCTGAGTCCCTCGCCGCCAATCCCGAGTTGGCTTCCAGCCTGCGGGATGAATCCATGGATTTCGATGAATGCGAACGGCTGTTCATGTCCGTAAGACCCAAGCATCCGTTTGAGGATCTCGATCTTTCCTCACTCACTGAAGGTACGGAGGGTGAGGAATACCTGCGGCTGGCCAAGGAAGTGGAAGACCGGATGGCTCAATTCACCATCGACAGTGGGGATGAGGATCTCTAACAGGATGGGGCACACCATCGAAGAATACTTTGACCAAGTTGAGCACCTCACAGCCAGTTACCAGCCAGAACCATGGTGGATATGGGATACAAGGGCCACGGTTTGGATTCAGGACGCAGCCAGGCCTCATCGGCGTCACCGGAAGCTCAGCAAGATTCTCAAATGGGACCTACAGCGCAAATCCGCCATCGAGCCGGGACTGGGACACATGAAAGCGGGCGGGCTCCACAGAGGGAACTTCCTCAAGGACATGGTCGGGGACCTTCACGACATCATCCTTTGCGGCGCCTTACGCAACCTGAGGAAGATCCAGGCCGTCTCATGGGTCCAGTTGCCCCCTCTCAAAGTTAGGCAAGGAAAATAGGAAGATAGTCAGAGAGTTAATCGACTTCCTTAGATCCCGACCCTATTTCCGAGCGCTTCTTATACTTACATGATCAGGATGGGGGTGTGTTTTAGGGCCGAATAAATAGCCCTTTTTCCAATTTGTTATAAAATCTTCAATTCTAATTGCTTTCTTGTCTAAATCTGCGATTTCTCGATTCTTGCCAGGATGGCACGCAGAGTTTCCATCCTTCCTGATCTCATCGAACCACTTCCAATCTGACTTACTTATGATACTAAACTCAAGTAAATCATTAATTTGTGATTTGAGTTTCTCTGAAGAAAATGCTGGTTTAATGATAAAAATATCACAAATTAATTCCAATAAGATTCTTAGATTTCGAGCGCAATCTTCTATATGCTGTCTTTTTAGATGCCAGTTGATCTCATCAATGTAATTTTTGATATCGTTCTGTTGCTGTTTTGTGATGGATTCCCAACTAGGTATTTGAATAGAAGGCTTGGAGTTTGTCATCCTACCGGGAAGTCCAGTCCCTCGGATATCCGGGTTCCTCTTGATTTGTGCTTCTGCAAGTGGGGGCACTGCTCGCTGAGTATTATTTGCATTGGATTGCGAGCTTGAACTTTTGGCCACACCCTGAACAAAATCCACCTTGATTGGTGGTCCAGTCGGGGGGAGCTCCAGGGTCTTCTTGGAATTGCTTGAGGGAAGTGATGACGGATGGCCAGAATGCTGAGACGGTGGTGGCACCACGGATGCTGAATCCACATTTCCAGACCCCTCGGTGATTGCCACGGATTGGACTGGCTTTTCTTGCTTGAGTTGGCGGGGCGACTGGTTTGTCTGGAAGGCCTGGGGGACATGATGTGGTTCTGTGAGGCTGGATTCTAGAATGGACTCATTTGTTTCTCGGGGCCCGCGATTGAACTTTGCCAGCAAATCGGCCAGCGAAACCCCACTGGGCTGCTTTGAATTTGATGACTTGGGGGCCGTTCCCGGTCCTACCCCACTCGACGGAGGCATGACAGTCTTGCTAGGCATGGTTCCACTTTCGATTGGCTGGGATCCTGCTGTTGCATCCTTCGGCAGAAGCTCTGTAATTTCCTTGGGGTGTGCCCCCGCGCCTATTACCTGCCCTGCACGTATAAGTTTGACATGACCAATGGAAAGGTGAATATCAACCGGCGGGAGTCTCTTATATTCCTCCGGTCTGATTCGTCTTCGAACCGAATCGCATTGGTCATCCGTCAAATTGGAACTATGGCTTTTGCCCGGAAGCCCAAGGCACTTTTCGATGCATTCGAGCACAACATGGTTGCTCACACGGAGTTCATACGCCAACTGATTAACCCGTAACATGGCTCGGTGAACCCTCGAGATCAGGCTGGTGGAATTTCCGGGAGTGGAGTAGCTCGGGATGCGGATACTTCTAGCTATTTAAAATACCAGATCTAACCCCTGTGATGCGCTGTGTTGGATTTCTGAATATGAAAATGCCCCCGACAAATCGCATGGTCGAAGGGCATTCTCGATCTTGGCAAGATCGGGTATTGCGTCAAGACTCGTAACCGCTACCCCCGCAGCGATTGCACTCTACCTTTCCGCGTCCATTGCACTTATGACAGAGGCGTCCATCGCGCAAATTGCCGTCGCCCTGACATTTAGGGCACCTTACCTCGCCGTCACCAGCCCCTTCCTGAAATAGGACAAAATCGATCACGCCGGGTCCGGTGTAGCACTTGCGACAAGGTCTGGACATATATTGTTCTCCTTTTGGGGTGATGGGTTGTGGGGAGGGGATCCAATGAAGATTATTTGAAACCGAAAGGCTGGTGCAAGCCTGATGTAGCGGAGGTCTAACGCAGATAGAAACCACGCCTGCACTAAGGCCCTGAGTGGAAACGAGAAAGCAGAAAGGGAGAGCGAAAGACATTACTGGTGGGGCCCGAGTTCAGCGAGAGGTTCGGCATGTCATGAACCTTTAGTCGATCTGAACTGCTGGGGTGATCGGTTTGGAACGGGCGGGAGGAATGCCGACCGAAGCGAGGACTGGCATTCAAGCAAACGAGCCCAAAGGCAAAGAACCTAGATATTTGCGCCAGCGGTGGAGCGAGTTGGAGGAGGTCGAAAGCCGATCTACCATGCCACGGGAATCCGAAGGATTCAACACCACGCACGAAGGAGAATGGCAAAGAGAAAAAAAAGCGTAATTCTCTCGTTTACGGAAATTTGGAGATGAATCCATGCCGAAATTCACGCCGAACGAAGCCTGAAAGCCCGAACCACGAACTGAATTGGTTTCTCGCTCATGGGCATGGTTGCTGATATTGCAAAAGGTGCCGGCCATGTCGTCCCCTGCGGATCGGAATGCCCCCTGAGAATGATCTCGAAATCCGTTGCCAGACATGCATCCGCCTCGCCTCTTCCCGGAACGGCGGGACGGTCATGTATCGAGAAGCAGGTGGTTCATAATATTTGCAGGGTTCATTCGAGAACCGGCCCTCCGCCCCCAGCCTCGGCTTAGTGCGCCTGCCACCCGTAGATTGCAGCAGAAGGGACTCCCCGGGGCCAAGCACGACGAGCCCATAAGTAGATTGCTCTTTGCTGGAAGGACCCCGGGCATAGGGCAGCCTCATGTCATGTCCAATAGGGACTAGATACAGCCCGCATGAACCGATGTCCGATGGATCGAGGGGATCAACAAAGAGCAGGACTTTCTCCCGCTGGTCACATTCCTCCATCATCCAGAGGAGATTCCCCGTGGCGATCATCGAAAGGGAACCGAGAAATCGCACATCCGAGGCGTCAGCAGCATGAGAGGGAACAACCACGAGTGGATGTAATTCGATGATAGGAAGGGCTAGCTCACGGCCCTCTTGCGCGTACAAATGCAGTTCTGGTGACATTCTGAGTGATGCGATTTTGATTCCGTTGATCAGTATTAATTGGTTGTCTTATAAAAGGGTGAGCGGCACTCATGACAAGTCCTATGTTTTAAACATAAAGGATGACAAACCAGAATTGCAGGGTTGTCTGAGGTGGACCAAAATCCGCTTGATATTGCTCCACATCACCCTCAATGGGTCTGAGGCGCACCTGGCATCATGTTGAGGAAGGCGGCTCGCATTCGAGCGAATACGGCTCTCTCTTCGGGGCGCGGCGTGATTTGTTCCCAGGGTGCAGAGACGGTCGTTCGTTGGAGTTCCAGATCCCGGAGAGTCAGGGTGATGGTTACCGTCTGTGCCAGGACCAGCCAATTCACACGACTTCGAAGACGCTGCCATTTGGTGGCCTCCCGTGACGAGACCGCTTCCCGATCGACCTCATGGTCCATGGCGGTCTTCATGGCCAGGAGAGAGGATGAGGGCGCGAACTTGTATCGGATGAGCCTTTCTCCCATCGGGTCCCCTACCTGGATGGCCGTACAGGTGGGGAGGCCGAACTCATCGAGATCGAGCTGTTCAAAAACATGGAACCACTGCGAATCATAGGGGCTGGTCAGGTGGCTCGAAAGAGGCCGCATGGCCTGGCCTGTGGTTTTCCGGACCTCCTCGATGAGGGCCCGCTCCTCGGTCGAGGTGCAGACCTGGATCCTCGCTCCTTCTGGATGGAACTGCGAACCCGGTTGAGCCTCGGCCGGCAGGGCTAGCAACGAGATGGCGAGAAAGAGGATTTTCATGGGCAGCTCCACGGCAAGTGGGAAGTCCCTCAGCCTGCGAATACAGGGCCTGCGGTTCTATGAGGATGGCCCCAGACGGCTTCGTCACCCGAATCGGCAACTTTGTCTTGGCCAGCCTGGATGAGGACCCTCTTGATAGCGTGTCCAGGAGTGAAGAAAGGGCGTCTTCGTGTGCGCTGTATGGAATCCCTTGGAGCTTGCCAATGGCAACCAATCAATTCATGAAATAGGTTTTACAAATGAATGGAAGGCGTTGAAGGGTACGATCGCCGAGAAGTTGTGTTTATCGGCGCAAAGGCCCAAAACCCTGGAAAATGATTGAACACTGGAATGGTTTGGGGAGCGTCTGCATGAGAGAGATCTACATCAGCACAGATGTCGAAACCGATGGTCCAATACCAGGGCCCCACTCGATGCTGAGTTTTGCTGCGGCGGCCTACACGGCTGAGAAGGATCTCATCAGCACTTTTACCGCCAATCTCGAAACGCTTCCTGGGGCTGTTCCACATCCCAGCACTGCTAAGTGGTGGGCGTCGCAGCCAGAAGCCTGGGAGGCCTGCCGCAAGGATACAGAGCTTCCAGTACAAGCCATGTCGAGGTTTCTCGATTGGATCAAAGGTTTGCCCGGTTCCCCGGTCTTTGTCGCCTACCCCGCGGGCTTTGACTTCCTGTTCGTCTATTGGTACCTGATGCGTTTCACGGGTGAGAGCCCGTTCAGCCACTCGGCCCTGGACATCAGGAGCTTTGCCATGGCCCTCCTCAAGACGGATTACTGGGACTCCGGCAAACAGAACATGCCCAAACAATGGTTCGATGACCTGCCCCATACCCATGTGGCGCTTGATGACGCCATTGAGCAGGGGGCCCTGTTTTGCAACATGCTGCAAGAGGGACGCAGGTAGCAAGTCACCTCGAAAAATAGGCTCATTTGAACAGAGTAGGGCGCCGTATCATCCGCTGCCGTAAGGGGCCTCCTTGTCGCCTCCGGGAAGTTGGTTTCAGAGGCCCTGTGGCAACTCAGGTCATCGGCGGATTCGCAAGATTGCCTTCTCATGAAATCCTGCGGCAGAAATCCATAGTGATAGTGAAGCGCGAGAGACAAGGCGCAGATCGCTGATGGATTCCTGGAGAGGCCCCAACCAAGCCAAGCTCAAAGGGTCCTTCACCCTTGGCGCCCTTCTGTGGAAAGAGCTGCCCCGAAGAATCTCCATGGAAGATGTATGCGACTCCCACTGTCCCCTGGGCAAACGGTCTCTTACGCCACCTTCGAAGGAGGTCCCATGGCCCACATCGCTCCGCTGGGAATCACCTGCGTGACCATCGACGCGTTCTATTACGCGTTGATCGAAACGGATTGGGCCCTGTCCCGTCGGCTTGAAACCGGTCTGGAGGGAGTGTCCGCGCGGGACTCCCGCAGCGATTCTGTCGGCAGGAGCGGGCTGCCGGAGGAGCAGGACCACAAAGGTTGATGGTTTCTGTCAAATCTTTGGGCGAAAGCTTCGAACCGTACCGCCCTGTATTACACCGCGTCTACAAGGCTTCTACCTGATTTGCCAAGACAATTGGGTCATTGGCTTTCATCCCCCCGAGCTTGACTTCAAGACATTCAAGCTCATCTGTTTCTTCGGGTGAATGTGTTGTCAGTGCGGCGGCCTTGCTCCATACCATCGTTCCGAGACTTCCGTCAGAGCCTCCCATAGCCGCAGCCCTTCAGACCGCTTCTCCTATAACCATCCCAAAAAATCTCAACCGACATTTCAGGGTGATCGTTTCTGCGGTCAGCTTTAACCCCTCAACTGGTCGCCGCCTGGCGAACATCACAAAGGAACCCATGTCCCCCGGAATGTCGGAATCTCCCCTGGTTATGACTCAAGCCCATGGCGGTTCATTTATTGCCATGGCCGGCGTCCGCCTGCGGCGAATCCTTTCCCTAGAATTGTTTTGTGACAACCTTGGGCCGAGCGTCGGGCAACCCGTTACGGATATGGTAGCCGCCTGCCATGCACGATGGTCAGACCTCACGAGTGCCATCTCGACCCTTCCCACCTCCATTGAAGGGGCGATGGTCATCACCTCCGAGGGAGGCAAGATCCCCCTTCCCGAGGCCTGCACCTTGGCGTTGCTGGTCTTCGGTCGGGGGGACACGGAAACCCTCGCCACGGAAGCCTGCATGGAGGCCTACCACAGGCTCGCACCCCTCCTGATCACCCGCCTGGATTACCTCAGCATCTACCCGATCGTCGATGATTCTACGCTGGCCAGGGTGGTCCTCTCATTGAGGGGTACCAACTGCCTCTGCATCTCCCGGCGACTGGAGCGCTTTGAATTGGTGAACGGCGATCTCGAGAGGCGGCCTCCTCTCGGATTCGGATCCGACCGCGCGGAGAATTCGCGCTTCAAGCGGCGCAGCGAGGAGACGGCCCTGGCGGTGACCCACTTGTTTCCCTGGACCCCCAGCCACGATAACTGGCAGGGATTGCTAGAAATGTTCCTGGAAGTCCCGGGATCCACGCTCGCCATCCGGTTCCAGGGGCACTCTCTTGCCCCAGAATCTGCGCGGCTGGAGGCCAGGAACGCTTTGCATAATTCCGATGCCCTTGTGAATGGAGACAATATGCGGGCGAGAAGCTACCTCGCAGAGGCGCTTCGCTCCGAAAGCCTTGGCCGGGTCGTTGCCGTGGAAGGGCCCATCATGGCCATGAGGGTCTTTCTTCTGTCCAATCAACCGCTCAACGAAGCCCTCGTGGCCACGGTCATCAACGCCATTGATGAAGCATCCAGTCCCTCCGGTCGCAACGGTGCCGGGGCTCTCTTCAGGGGCGGGGCAACGGTCCAGCCATCCAACCGGAACCGCGTCCTCGAACCGATGGATTCCGTAGATCTGGTGGATTGTTTCGGCCCCAGAGAAGCCACATCCCTGCTTCGCACCCCCATGCCCTCCACAGGAGACCTGCCTGGGCTCCCCCTTGAACGCGCTCGTACAGCGCCCCTAGGCGGCATATCTGGGACGGATGTGCCACTGGGCATCAATGGCTTCCGGAGTCGATTCAAAGAGGTGGCGCTGGACGCGGACATGCGAGATCGCCACATCTATATTCTTGGACAGACGGGGAGTGGGAAATCCACTCTTCTTTCCAACATGATCATCCATGACATCCACGCCAATCGGGGAGTCGTGGTTCTGGACCCCCACGGCCAGCTGGTCGATGATGTGCTACCGCACATCCCCCGGGAACGGCAGGACGACATCATCATCATCGATGTGGAGGATGTGGAGCGCCCTGTCGGTTTCAATTTGTTGTTGATTGACGAGGATGATCCCGCCACCTACCGCCGCGGCAGAGATCTGATCCTGGACGACCTGTATTCATACCTCAGGCGCAGTTACAACTCCGATGTCTTTGGCCCCATTTTCGAAATGTATTTCCGTGCCTTCATGGGTCTGATGCTGGGTGCCGAGAAGCCCAGTCCAGGCATGACACCAAACTTGTCTCTTTTGCGGCTTCTCTTCAGGGACAAGGGAATCCGTGACCACCTCCTCAAGCAGGTCGAAGCCCACAAGGATGTTGCTCTAGAGGCTGCCATTCGTGAGGCGGAGGGCGCCAACGGCGAGACCGCCCTCAAGAACATGGCTCCTTATATCACCAGCAAGTTCACCCGCTTCACCAGTGACGAGGTCCTACGAAATCTCACTTGCCAAAACCGCATGGTGGATCTCGCCTCCGCCATTGCAGAGCAGAAGATCCTTCTGATCAAGCTCGGCCGTGGCAGGATCGGCGACATCTCCGCGGGCCTCCTGGCCAGCATGGTGATCTCTCGGCTGCGCTGGGCTGTCATGAAACGCGGGGCCCACAAGGGACCTCCCATCCATGTCTACGCTGACGAATTCCAATCTTTCGCGGACCATCGTATTGGTGAACTGCTGTCGGAGGCCAGAAAGTTCGGGTTGCGGCTGACTTTGGCGCACCAGTTCGCTGCCCAACTTCCCCCGGAGATTCTCCAGGCGGTAGTCGGGAATGTCGGCACCATTATCGCTTGTCGGGTAGGTGCCTCCGATGCGGAGTCCCTGGAGAGAATTTTCACCCCCACCTTCAAGCGGCGGGACCTGGTCGCCTTGCCCAACTTCAACGCCTATGTCCGGAGCCTGGGCAGCCTCGGGCAGTCCCCATTTAGCGTCATATTGCCTCCTCCACCTAAGGCCGGCGACAAGGCCTTGGCGGCCGATCATATCAACGCCTCCAGAGCAAGGTACGGACGCGACCTCAAGACCATCCAGGAAGAATTCCAGGCTGTCTACGAACGGTACCAGATGTGCGGAATGCCGATCCTACCCTTGAGCGAAATCTGATCGGGGCCTGACCTGCAGCGCAACTGTGGCCGTAGAGGAGCAGGACCTCGCGGGTCATGCCTCCCGTGAGCGGGTAATTGATCCTTCGGCTCCGGAAGAGGTCATCCGGGTCCCGTAGCAGGCGGTCCAGTCGCTGATCTAGGGGATGTTTCAGGCCAAGCCAGGTAGAGCTCATGGATTCTCTTGGCTTCCTCGTGGGTGCGAGGATCGCCGATATTCAGGAGGTCCGCGTGGATCAGCAGCGGGGGGCGCGATGACTTCGGGGGCTTCCAGCGTGTGGGGGAAATCCCAGAGGACATCCAGCACTTCGATGGGACCCCGGGCGTCTGCTTGGAGCCGATGTTTCGCCAGAAGGTTATTCCTAAATTATTAAATTAATGCGTATGCAAAAGCAGAAGCCACGGGGGCGCTGAGTTCCATTTCATGCCGGCCCCGTTCGCTAGTGTTGATAAATTCGCCACCATGCCAGCACGGTGGACCAGATTTGTACCGGTCCTTTCCGTCTTGGGTGGCTGGTGGTCCCGGCGGGAATTGAACCCACGACCTACCGCTTAGGAGGCGGTCGCTCTATCCGCTGAGCTACGGGACCGATCGCAGCTACCCTCATTCTAGCCTGATCCGGCGCTAATCGAGGTGAGCTGTGCGAGCGCTGGTCCTTCCATCTACGAGGCGCTGGCTGGTCGAGAGGGAAGGGTGCCGCTCGCTGAATCGACATGACATCCATTCCATCCAAGGACACCTCTGAGTGGTCGGTCGGTGAAGGGTCGCGGTCCGCGGCAGGAAAACGGATGGTGCAGGTTGGCGTGTGCCGCCTGCATCGGAGCCTGCCATGCCAAGATCTCAGCCACATACCAATGCACAGAAAGCGGGCACACAAATCCCTGGGATCCCGATTCCCGCATCCGGACCGGATGGCCTGCCCCCTCGCGTCATCCGCGGACTCCTGCGGATGCACGGCGTCACGGTGCGGGAGATAGCCCGGGATCTCGCCGTCACCGAAGGCTTCGTTCATCAGGTCATTTCCAAGCTCCGTCCCACACCACGGGTGAGGCGGGCCGTGCATAAAGCCATCGCGGGGTCCGGATTGGATTACCAGGCCGTGTGGGGAGGAGGCCCCGCGGAACCCGGCGATCGGGCAATGTCGCCGTCATGACCGGCTCGCCTGGTCCCCGTTGCTCTACGGCCTGAGGCGATCTGCCCTCTCGCAGACCAGCCGCTCCAGCACGGCATCGTCGAGCCCCTGCCCCAGAAGCCCTGCCGCAGCCCTGTTGGCAGCGCCCGGGAGCTTGTCGCGGAGGAGGTCCAGGCGCTTGGTGAGGAAGGTCCTGTTGAGCCCGATGGCCTTGGCGCCGGATTCCAGGGCCTGCCGGTCCATGTCCGCGAAGCGGAATCGCCCATCGATGGACATGGCCATCCCCATGGACAGCCCCGGGTAGTAGACCGTGGAGAGCAGGTCGTACAGCGGGGCAAGGCGGATCCCCTTCGGTGTGAAGAGGAAGGAGAAGTTCTTCGCATGGGCATCGCCGTTGCCAACGATGAGGTTGAACATGACAGCGTCTATGAAGTCGCGTGCATCGGCGCCCGGCTTCTCGCTGTGGTCGAGAAGCAGCCTCCGGCACCGGGCCAGGCCGGGCCCCAGGTGGTTCTCGTACTTGTAGGCCGAGGTGAGGCCCAGAGCCTGGCAGAAGTCTTCCTGGTGGAGGCGGACCACCCTGCCGTGTTGGTGATCACGGTCGTATCTCTCTACAAGCAGAAAGGTCTGGAGGCCTCGCTCGGCGAACAGCCGTCGGGCCTCCACCTTGGCGACTGGAAGACCCATCTCGGCCGCCAGACGCATCACGAAGGCCTCGTTTGCCGTGGTTCCCGGGTAGCTGGGGATGGCGGGTTTCAGGATGTGGGTCGTGGGCTCGCCGGGGGCCGGGAGGCTCGCCTGTCGCTGAATGACGCTGAGGACAACCCCGGGCGCGACCCCTGCCTTCTTGGCCACCTGCGTGAGCGGGATCCGGGTTCCCTTGAACAAAGCCCGGATGGTCTGGGCGTTCAGGCCGGGCAGGGACCTAGCGGTTAGGGCAGAGGATGCCATCCCTCCGTTTTTGGTCGATCGGATGCTGTGGTTCGAAACCATGTGAACTCCTTGGTAGGCGCTCGGCGCCATGGAGAGTTCAAGGCCTCGGTAGCATCCGAATTCCCATCGGACCCTCTCAGTGGTTCATCTGTGGGGAAGTGGTTGAGCCTTGCCGTACCGACGGTTGCCAGCCTAGAGCATGAACATATCGATCAAGTGTCGACGATAAAATGCATGATCCGTGGCCCATAGGAGGCTCTTGGCACCAGGGGAATACCTTCGAGAGGATTTCTATTAACGTGTCGAGCGCACAAGGCGATGACCAACGAGATGGCACCCTGTCTCATTAAGAACACGTTGCCATCCAGCTTGGGTGCCTATCGCTGATGGATCGGCATAAAGCCCCCACTTTTCCTCTTGGGCTGTCAGTCGGTGATAGGTTTCCCAACGACTCGCACTTGTGGGAATGAACGTCTCTTTTCGATGGAGTATGAAGCGATTCGTATGGTCTTTATAGTTCCTCCGTCGAATTTTTCGACCATCCAGCGAGACCACTACCGAGTCCAACAGCTCAGGGTGG harbors:
- a CDS encoding CRISPR-associated ring nuclease; amino-acid sequence: MAWLVATMGTSPAVLTEAIWYLEQVEGLEVDRVTCIGTEASKTTAVAQIFTSEGPLDRLRRALDKPAEWLGAEGTLVWADEPLRASDNRNRAQALALDRACREVIRVAQEQGDGPVIACISGGRKTMSSSLQQAMTLLARPEDWAFHVLLQPDPDLPQEARKVLESGAYGFPDDPAHPHLVGKVRLDVFEIPIVRLRDFALGAGTRRLLEEDFITSLQRSVDEATAIPRLCLDLKTSRLELAWGDDQARDASTVLSDHQSLLLAGWIQAGGPIPRSSMAPAMEEVIVRLRDSGIIGIDEEEKLLGVVDAWVEPESKTIGPIQHELNDLIVNLHPALERFTIKSRWGRKPKAGQPQAGCFGFAEDVYAQGLISLRFGLSRR
- a CDS encoding DUF4145 domain-containing protein — protein: MSNHVVLECIEKCLGLPGKSHSSNLTDDQCDSVRRRIRPEEYKRLPPVDIHLSIGHVKLIRAGQVIGAGAHPKEITELLPKDATAGSQPIESGTMPSKTVMPPSSGVGPGTAPKSSNSKQPSGVSLADLLAKFNRGPRETNESILESSLTEPHHVPQAFQTNQSPRQLKQEKPVQSVAITEGSGNVDSASVVPPPSQHSGHPSSLPSSNSKKTLELPPTGPPIKVDFVQGVAKSSSSQSNANNTQRAVPPLAEAQIKRNPDIRGTGLPGRMTNSKPSIQIPSWESITKQQQNDIKNYIDEINWHLKRQHIEDCARNLRILLELICDIFIIKPAFSSEKLKSQINDLLEFSIISKSDWKWFDEIRKDGNSACHPGKNREIADLDKKAIRIEDFITNWKKGYLFGPKTHPHPDHVSIRSARK
- a CDS encoding type IV secretory system conjugative DNA transfer family protein, encoding MVITSEGGKIPLPEACTLALLVFGRGDTETLATEACMEAYHRLAPLLITRLDYLSIYPIVDDSTLARVVLSLRGTNCLCISRRLERFELVNGDLERRPPLGFGSDRAENSRFKRRSEETALAVTHLFPWTPSHDNWQGLLEMFLEVPGSTLAIRFQGHSLAPESARLEARNALHNSDALVNGDNMRARSYLAEALRSESLGRVVAVEGPIMAMRVFLLSNQPLNEALVATVINAIDEASSPSGRNGAGALFRGGATVQPSNRNRVLEPMDSVDLVDCFGPREATSLLRTPMPSTGDLPGLPLERARTAPLGGISGTDVPLGINGFRSRFKEVALDADMRDRHIYILGQTGSGKSTLLSNMIIHDIHANRGVVVLDPHGQLVDDVLPHIPRERQDDIIIIDVEDVERPVGFNLLLIDEDDPATYRRGRDLILDDLYSYLRRSYNSDVFGPIFEMYFRAFMGLMLGAEKPSPGMTPNLSLLRLLFRDKGIRDHLLKQVEAHKDVALEAAIREAEGANGETALKNMAPYITSKFTRFTSDEVLRNLTCQNRMVDLASAIAEQKILLIKLGRGRIGDISAGLLASMVISRLRWAVMKRGAHKGPPIHVYADEFQSFADHRIGELLSEARKFGLRLTLAHQFAAQLPPEILQAVVGNVGTIIACRVGASDAESLERIFTPTFKRRDLVALPNFNAYVRSLGSLGQSPFSVILPPPPKAGDKALAADHINASRARYGRDLKTIQEEFQAVYERYQMCGMPILPLSEI
- a CDS encoding type IV toxin-antitoxin system AbiEi family antitoxin; translation: MSSGISPTRWKPPKSSRPPLLIHADLLNIGDPRTHEEAKRIHELYLAWPETSPRSATGPPATGPG
- a CDS encoding HipA domain-containing protein, with translation MASSALTARSLPGLNAQTIRALFKGTRIPLTQVAKKAGVAPGVVLSVIQRQASLPAPGEPTTHILKPAIPSYPGTTANEAFVMRLAAEMGLPVAKVEARRLFAERGLQTFLLVERYDRDHQHGRVVRLHQEDFCQALGLTSAYKYENHLGPGLARCRRLLLDHSEKPGADARDFIDAVMFNLIVGNGDAHAKNFSFLFTPKGIRLAPLYDLLSTVYYPGLSMGMAMSIDGRFRFADMDRQALESGAKAIGLNRTFLTKRLDLLRDKLPGAANRAAAGLLGQGLDDAVLERLVCERADRLRP